A single region of the Nostoc sp. MS1 genome encodes:
- a CDS encoding MT-A70 family methyltransferase encodes MIISTLQGQYQCIVIDPPWFYRLRSNDKTHRNRIPYKPMRTEEILALPIPELCDAGGCVLWLWFTNNHMIEASQCLQTWGFNLKTILTWQKITKLGTPHIGTGHWLRNCTEHCALAVRGDVRAFAGRSLTNQSTILHAPRREHSRKPPEFFELVEKLCPEMTKLEMFARESRDDWDCWGDQADMFDQPVEQSQQNTSLSA; translated from the coding sequence ATGATAATCTCCACTCTACAAGGACAGTATCAGTGCATAGTTATAGACCCTCCCTGGTTCTACAGACTTCGTTCTAACGATAAGACCCACCGCAATCGCATTCCATATAAGCCAATGCGAACTGAGGAAATCCTGGCGCTGCCCATTCCAGAATTATGCGACGCTGGCGGTTGTGTTCTGTGGCTATGGTTCACCAATAACCACATGATTGAAGCGTCCCAATGCCTACAGACATGGGGTTTCAACCTCAAGACTATCCTCACATGGCAAAAGATTACGAAGCTGGGAACCCCACATATTGGCACTGGCCACTGGTTGAGGAACTGCACCGAACATTGTGCGTTGGCTGTGCGTGGCGATGTCAGGGCTTTTGCGGGGCGATCGCTTACCAATCAATCAACAATCCTACACGCGCCCCGACGAGAGCATTCCCGCAAACCGCCTGAATTTTTTGAACTTGTAGAGAAGCTGTGTCCAGAGATGACCAAGCTGGAGATGTTCGCACGAGAGTCTAGGGACGACTGGGACTGTTGGGGAGATCAGGCGGATATGTTTGATCAGCCTGTTGAGCAGAGTCAGCAAAATACTTCACTCAGTGCTTAA
- a CDS encoding cytosolic protein, with protein MANKTPQTQYDSPWKQMLQLYFEDFMQFFFPQAHAQIDWSRGFEFLDQELQQVVRDAELGKRLIDKLVKIYRVGGEESWLLIHVEVQSQEENDFPKRMFVYNYRIFDRYDRSVASLAVLGDDNINWRPSQFGYDLFGCTVNFQFPVIKLLDYQQRLSELEASRNPFATVVMAHLAAVQTRSNRSQRKKQKITLARRLYEQGFDRDAVLNLLGFIDWMLTLPLNLEREFKREIEQLEAQQSMQYMTSFERITRIEGLLEAIELGLELKFGTSSLFVMDEISQIDDVEQLRAIKDGIKTAHTVDELRQIYQHSTTDTQLEN; from the coding sequence ATGGCTAATAAAACACCCCAAACTCAATACGATTCGCCTTGGAAACAGATGTTGCAACTGTATTTTGAAGACTTTATGCAATTCTTTTTTCCGCAAGCTCACGCTCAAATTGATTGGAGTAGAGGTTTTGAGTTTCTAGATCAAGAATTGCAACAGGTAGTCCGTGATGCTGAATTAGGAAAACGACTGATTGACAAATTGGTGAAAATTTATCGTGTTGGGGGTGAAGAATCTTGGTTGTTGATCCATGTTGAAGTTCAAAGCCAAGAAGAAAACGATTTTCCTAAACGTATGTTTGTCTACAACTATCGGATTTTTGACCGTTATGATCGCTCTGTTGCATCCTTGGCAGTGCTTGGGGATGACAACATCAACTGGCGGCCATCGCAATTTGGGTACGATTTGTTTGGCTGTACGGTTAATTTTCAGTTTCCTGTCATAAAGTTGTTAGACTATCAACAAAGGTTGTCGGAGCTAGAAGCAAGTCGCAACCCCTTTGCTACGGTGGTAATGGCTCACTTAGCAGCAGTACAAACCCGTAGTAATAGGTCGCAACGCAAGAAGCAGAAAATAACTTTGGCACGTCGGTTGTATGAGCAGGGGTTTGACAGAGATGCTGTTCTAAATTTATTAGGTTTTATTGATTGGATGTTGACATTACCATTAAATTTAGAACGAGAGTTCAAAAGGGAAATTGAACAACTGGAGGCACAACAGTCTATGCAGTACATGACATCATTTGAGAGAATTACCCGAATAGAGGGATTGTTAGAAGCGATTGAGTTAGGCTTAGAACTAAAATTCGGTACTTCTTCACTGTTTGTAATGGATGAAATTTCCCAAATTGACGATGTTGAACAGTTACGGGCAATTAAAGATGGTATAAAAACAGCCCATACGGTTGATGAATTACGTCAAATTTATCAGCACTCAACAACCGATACCCAACTAGAAAACTAG
- a CDS encoding DUF5131 family protein — protein MSTNIEWTDLTDNIIRAKEGGWWCQKISEGCLHCYSEKINQNTFFGGNKLAYVGSPPELTLDTEIIRQWGFQRKPKKHFVASMTDVFGEWVPRYWQREMLDGMFVAPKQTFQVLTKRPEIMSATLEEWLDSHGLDQLPSNIWTGTSIENIRTLKQRSQFLSQIPAQVRFWSVEPLLENLGDISQYLNDVQWVIIGGESGSNSRPCHIEWIESIVQQCQSAKTPVFVKQLGSNAFLNHQQFKTRDKKGGTIQEFPEHLRIKEFPVLKHLEKAK, from the coding sequence ATGTCAACAAACATAGAATGGACTGACTTAACAGATAATATCATCCGCGCCAAAGAAGGTGGTTGGTGGTGTCAAAAAATCTCCGAAGGCTGCTTACATTGCTATAGCGAGAAAATCAATCAAAATACTTTTTTTGGTGGGAATAAATTAGCCTATGTTGGCAGTCCTCCAGAATTAACATTAGACACAGAAATTATCCGTCAATGGGGATTCCAAAGAAAGCCTAAAAAACATTTCGTCGCGTCAATGACTGATGTTTTTGGTGAATGGGTTCCGCGTTATTGGCAGCGTGAAATGTTAGACGGTATGTTTGTTGCACCCAAGCAAACATTTCAAGTTCTTACAAAACGCCCAGAGATTATGTCCGCTACATTAGAGGAATGGCTAGATAGTCATGGTTTAGACCAATTGCCCTCTAATATTTGGACAGGCACTTCTATTGAGAATATCCGCACTCTAAAACAACGTTCTCAATTCCTCTCCCAAATTCCTGCTCAAGTTCGGTTTTGGTCAGTTGAACCATTGTTAGAAAATTTAGGTGACATTAGCCAATATTTGAATGATGTTCAATGGGTCATTATCGGGGGAGAATCTGGCTCTAACTCTAGACCATGCCACATTGAATGGATTGAGTCTATTGTTCAACAGTGTCAATCAGCTAAAACACCCGTGTTTGTCAAACAATTGGGTAGTAATGCTTTTTTGAATCACCAACAATTTAAAACCAGAGACAAGAAGGGAGGAACTATTCAAGAGTTTCCCGAACATCTGCGAATTAAAGAGTTTCCTGTTTTAAAACATCTGGAGAAAGCGAAATAA
- a CDS encoding helix-turn-helix domain-containing protein translates to MSTDSFSDNRRKRHIYMDSKLDDLPLTMEAYRVYCHLCRRAGCDNNAFPSYKSIGEACFRGSFPNSPTDSLRRKAIAAVNELIAWNLVNKTSRSFDGLQTSNHYSLTDMEDWFTSPTSSSTLIRGSKSSGGAGGTSPSAGGTLGGVRGEHPSSAGGTPLVVLGGHPGSAGGTPKDYPIEDYPIEDYSVKREERPSVSLDLSLPQEISFQTEQLVQPTRASQVEKLDQPTPVSQVEKLDQLTPVSQLEKLDQPAPDSQVEKLDQLTLDFQLEKPDQPTPQIHSLLPKQPESLQQNSDPAFASIVAGSFDNLEQMNLPTTSTQNITEPKKREVLTLQRYQQLDADGIPLQQWELRDWAKQEIGQYVKTYRKSGFILTGGNDVSVEFAVYVAKQNCKRGQQATIALGFSVINKCERDPRCWQKLVGWVTEWQQQRQTKTTVNVAAAVNHQQELERIRQAANTKFEL, encoded by the coding sequence ATGAGTACCGATAGCTTCAGCGATAACAGAAGAAAACGCCATATTTACATGGACAGTAAACTTGATGATTTGCCCCTGACAATGGAAGCATATCGTGTTTACTGCCATCTATGCCGTCGTGCTGGTTGCGATAATAATGCCTTCCCCTCCTATAAATCTATTGGTGAGGCTTGTTTTCGTGGTTCTTTCCCAAACTCACCAACAGATAGCTTACGCCGTAAAGCGATCGCTGCGGTTAATGAGTTAATCGCTTGGAATTTGGTTAATAAAACTAGCAGAAGTTTTGATGGATTACAAACATCAAATCACTACAGTCTGACAGATATGGAAGATTGGTTTACCAGCCCCACTTCTTCCTCTACTCTCATCCGAGGTAGTAAATCGTCGGGTGGTGCTGGGGGAACATCCCCTAGTGCTGGGGGGACACTGGGGGGAGTGCGGGGGGAACACCCCAGTAGTGCTGGGGGAACACCCCTGGTAGTGTTGGGGGGACACCCCGGTAGTGCTGGGGGAACACCCAAAGATTATCCAATTGAAGATTATCCAATTGAAGACTATTCAGTTAAGAGAGAAGAACGCCCCTCTGTCTCACTCGACTTATCGCTCCCTCAAGAAATTTCTTTTCAAACAGAACAGCTAGTTCAACCTACAAGAGCCTCTCAAGTTGAAAAACTAGATCAACCCACCCCAGTCTCTCAAGTTGAAAAACTAGATCAACTAACCCCAGTCTCTCAACTTGAAAAATTAGATCAACCAGCCCCAGACTCTCAAGTTGAAAAACTAGACCAACTCACCCTAGACTTTCAACTTGAGAAACCAGATCAACCAACCCCACAAATTCACTCTTTGTTGCCAAAACAACCCGAATCTTTGCAACAAAACTCAGATCCTGCATTTGCTTCAATCGTGGCGGGGTCGTTCGATAATCTCGAACAAATGAATTTGCCTACTACTTCTACCCAAAATATTACTGAGCCGAAGAAGCGTGAAGTTCTTACACTTCAGCGTTACCAACAACTTGACGCTGATGGTATACCGCTTCAACAGTGGGAATTACGCGACTGGGCAAAGCAAGAAATTGGGCAGTATGTCAAAACTTACCGTAAAAGCGGATTCATCCTCACAGGTGGTAATGATGTCTCTGTCGAGTTTGCGGTTTACGTCGCCAAACAAAACTGCAAGCGAGGGCAACAAGCAACCATCGCACTGGGCTTTAGCGTGATCAACAAATGCGAACGTGACCCTCGGTGCTGGCAAAAGCTGGTGGGTTGGGTGACTGAGTGGCAGCAGCAGCGTCAAACCAAAACTACGGTAAATGTTGCGGCTGCGGTCAATCACCAACAAGAGTTAGAACGCATTCGACAAGCAGCCAATACAAAATTCGAGCTTTGA